Proteins co-encoded in one Campylobacter jejuni genomic window:
- a CDS encoding HAD family hydrolase has protein sequence MINVFFDMDGTLIDSANAISCTVNEIRQDLNLAPLSREIIMQTINTPNIDWAKELYNIENFHHSSFKEGYEKYFVKHYKQSVVLFEGVKELLEFLKNKNCFLAIATNAPQSSLSSILKKHQIIPYFDKILGVSLGIEPKPHPMMLELLKSEAPYKTSVFIGDSQKDKECAKNANLPYFHAKWYQKNLKENEFSNASELKGFLQKYL, from the coding sequence ATGATTAATGTATTTTTTGATATGGATGGAACTTTAATCGATAGTGCAAATGCCATTTCTTGTACAGTCAATGAAATAAGACAGGATTTAAACCTAGCCCCACTTTCAAGAGAAATCATTATGCAAACCATCAATACTCCCAATATTGACTGGGCAAAAGAACTTTATAATATAGAAAATTTCCATCATTCTAGTTTTAAAGAAGGCTATGAAAAATATTTTGTCAAACACTATAAACAAAGCGTGGTACTTTTTGAAGGAGTGAAAGAACTTTTAGAATTTTTAAAAAACAAAAATTGTTTTTTAGCTATTGCTACTAACGCCCCACAAAGCTCACTTTCAAGCATACTTAAAAAACATCAAATCATTCCTTATTTTGATAAAATTTTAGGCGTAAGTTTAGGCATAGAACCCAAACCTCATCCTATGATGCTAGAGCTTTTAAAAAGCGAAGCTCCATATAAAACAAGCGTTTTTATAGGGGATAGTCAAAAAGATAAAGAATGTGCTAAAAATGCCAATTTGCCTTATTTTCATGCCAAATGGTATCAAAAAAATTTAAAAGAAAATGAATTTAGCAACGCTAGTGAACTTAAAGGCTTTTTGCAAAAGTATTTATAA
- the glyS gene encoding glycine--tRNA ligase subunit beta, translated as MSELLIEIGTEELPAIPLLKELANIEKKWNNVLEEYRLVSDFKFYYTPRRLVFFHENFADKQEDSFAEFIGAPKNVAYKDGVLTPAGQSFLQKARISENELSFKEIKGKEVLYHQKAIKGLQSQEILGEMVEKFLKSLSFGKSMRWGANSFEFIRAIRSIACILNDELVNFQSYGVKSTKKTFIHRSVSYDLQDFNNAKEYFELLEKNYIILDPIKRKEKILEQFKLIESQKNIQIGEDEELLAEVVAITEYPNALLGSFEEEFLEIPSEVIITSMRENQRYFAVFNDKGLSNHFIVVSNAACKDYSKIIHGNERVLRARLSDAMFFYQNDLQNGLKPEKLAKMTYLEGLGTMQDKSLREIKIAEILCQMLHNDKIENISTALKYAKADLATQMVYEFTDLQGIMGSYYAQKMGLDYQICLAIKEQYLPNSEQAPLPSTEFSSIVALANKLDTLIGLFSIGKIPSGTKDPYALRRAANGIIKIALNLNKEFDIQILLEKLSNHYKSFDMQILKDFIFERLYTFYTVNASFVKAVLSSHNTDLIHINQSVNALIKLSKKDNFNENFATFKRLANIATKNPHKVDESLFVQEAESKLYKAFQEKTKANSLQEKLENLFALKPFIDEFFNQVMINAEDEKLKNNRQALVYEIYAEFLKIADLKELSL; from the coding sequence ATGAGTGAATTATTAATAGAAATTGGTACAGAAGAATTACCTGCTATTCCTTTGCTAAAAGAATTAGCTAATATAGAAAAAAAATGGAACAATGTTTTAGAAGAATACCGCTTGGTAAGTGATTTTAAATTTTATTATACTCCGCGTCGTTTAGTTTTTTTTCATGAAAATTTTGCAGACAAACAAGAAGATAGCTTTGCTGAATTTATAGGAGCACCTAAAAATGTTGCTTATAAAGATGGAGTTTTAACTCCTGCGGGACAAAGCTTCCTGCAAAAAGCAAGGATCAGTGAAAATGAACTCTCTTTTAAAGAAATCAAAGGCAAGGAAGTTTTGTACCATCAAAAAGCTATTAAAGGTTTGCAAAGTCAAGAAATTTTAGGAGAAATGGTAGAAAAATTTCTAAAAAGTCTTAGTTTTGGCAAAAGTATGCGCTGGGGTGCAAATTCTTTTGAATTCATCCGTGCGATCCGTTCTATAGCTTGCATTTTAAATGATGAGCTTGTTAATTTTCAAAGCTATGGAGTAAAAAGTACTAAAAAAACTTTCATTCACAGAAGCGTAAGTTATGATTTGCAAGATTTTAACAATGCAAAAGAATATTTTGAACTACTAGAAAAAAACTATATCATCCTTGATCCAATCAAAAGAAAGGAAAAAATACTTGAGCAATTTAAACTCATAGAAAGTCAAAAAAATATACAAATTGGAGAAGATGAAGAGCTTTTAGCTGAAGTAGTTGCTATCACAGAATATCCTAATGCACTTTTAGGAAGTTTTGAAGAAGAATTTTTAGAAATTCCTAGCGAAGTAATCATCACTTCAATGAGAGAAAATCAACGTTATTTTGCAGTTTTTAACGATAAAGGCTTAAGTAATCATTTTATAGTAGTAAGTAATGCAGCATGTAAGGATTATTCAAAAATCATACATGGAAATGAAAGAGTTTTGCGTGCAAGACTTAGCGATGCAATGTTTTTTTATCAAAATGATTTACAAAATGGCTTAAAACCTGAAAAACTTGCCAAAATGACCTATCTTGAAGGTTTAGGCACAATGCAAGATAAAAGTTTAAGAGAGATTAAAATTGCTGAAATTTTATGTCAAATGCTCCATAATGATAAAATCGAAAATATCAGCACAGCACTAAAATACGCCAAAGCAGACTTAGCCACACAAATGGTTTATGAATTTACTGATTTGCAAGGCATTATGGGAAGTTATTATGCGCAAAAAATGGGCTTAGATTATCAAATTTGCTTAGCCATCAAAGAACAATATCTTCCTAATTCCGAACAAGCTCCACTTCCAAGTACAGAATTTTCAAGCATAGTAGCCCTTGCAAACAAGCTTGATACCCTTATAGGACTTTTTAGCATAGGAAAAATTCCAAGCGGAACAAAGGATCCTTATGCCTTAAGAAGAGCTGCCAATGGGATCATTAAAATTGCTTTAAATTTAAATAAAGAATTTGATATCCAAATTTTATTAGAAAAACTTTCAAATCATTATAAAAGCTTTGATATGCAAATTTTAAAAGATTTTATTTTTGAAAGACTTTATACTTTTTATACAGTCAATGCTTCTTTTGTAAAAGCGGTTTTAAGCTCACACAATACAGATCTTATCCATATCAATCAAAGCGTAAATGCTCTTATAAAACTTAGCAAAAAAGATAATTTTAATGAAAATTTTGCAACCTTTAAAAGACTAGCCAATATCGCCACTAAAAATCCTCATAAAGTTGATGAAAGTCTTTTTGTTCAAGAAGCAGAAAGTAAACTTTACAAAGCTTTTCAAGAAAAAACTAAAGCCAACTCTTTACAAGAAAAACTTGAAAATCTTTTTGCACTTAAGCCTTTTATTGATGAGTTTTTTAATCAAGTGATGATTAATGCTGAAGATGAAAAACTTAAAAATAATCGCCAAGCTTTGGTTTATG